The following are from one region of the Actinoplanes sp. L3-i22 genome:
- a CDS encoding Zn-ribbon domain-containing OB-fold protein, with amino-acid sequence MDAPPLSAPLTVSFDYTRSLGPVLGRFMTGLRDRRILGSRTSDGRVHVPPLEYDPVTHEPVTDLVEVRTTGTVTSWTWTDRPLDGQPLDRPFGWALIRLDGAGTALLHAVDAGERGRMRTGMRVRVRWAADRTGHIRDIACFEPGDSDPAEPAGDGAPVTVMTTPIRLSYTHTTSADESRYLRALAEGRLLGQRCPVCRKVYVPPRVCPADGVPTEEEVAVRDHGTVTTFCVVNVPFAGQRREPPYVVAQILLDGADIPIPHLILGLPADRVRMGMRVAAVWRDPRSWTTTPENIAHFRPTGEPDSPYESYREHL; translated from the coding sequence GTGGATGCTCCCCCGCTCTCCGCCCCGCTGACCGTCAGCTTCGACTACACGCGCTCGCTCGGCCCGGTGCTGGGCCGGTTCATGACCGGCCTGCGCGACCGGCGGATCCTCGGCAGCCGCACCTCGGACGGCCGGGTGCACGTTCCGCCGCTCGAATACGATCCGGTCACCCACGAGCCGGTGACCGACCTGGTCGAGGTGCGGACCACCGGCACCGTGACGAGCTGGACGTGGACCGACCGGCCGCTCGACGGGCAGCCACTGGACCGGCCGTTCGGGTGGGCGCTGATCCGGCTCGACGGGGCCGGTACCGCGCTGCTGCACGCCGTCGACGCCGGCGAGCGCGGCCGGATGCGCACCGGGATGCGGGTCCGGGTCCGCTGGGCCGCCGACCGGACCGGGCACATCCGGGACATCGCCTGCTTCGAGCCCGGCGACTCGGACCCGGCCGAGCCGGCCGGCGACGGTGCGCCGGTCACCGTGATGACCACCCCGATCCGGCTGTCGTACACCCACACCACCTCCGCCGACGAGAGCCGCTACCTGCGCGCCCTCGCCGAGGGGCGACTGCTCGGGCAACGCTGCCCGGTCTGCCGCAAGGTCTACGTGCCGCCCCGGGTCTGCCCCGCCGACGGTGTGCCGACCGAGGAGGAGGTGGCCGTCCGTGACCACGGCACGGTGACCACGTTCTGCGTGGTGAACGTGCCGTTCGCGGGGCAGCGGCGGGAACCGCCGTACGTGGTCGCGCAGATCCTGCTCGACGGCGCCGACATCCCGATCCCGCATCTGATCCTCGGGCTGCCCGCCGACCGGGTGCGGATGGGCATGCGGGTCGCCGCGGTCTGGCGCGACCCGCGGAGCTGGACGACCACACCGGAGAACATCGCGCACTTCCGTCCGACCGGCGAGCCGGACTCGCCGTACGAGTCGTACCGGGAGCACCTGTGA
- a CDS encoding thiolase domain-containing protein encodes MNEVAVIGFAQAPCLSSAGTTSGVETLVPVFREALAEARLDRREVDFWCSGSSDYLAGRAFSFVNAVDAIGACPPICESHVEMDAAWAFYEAYVKILAGEAETAMVYGFGKSSAGQLRRVLALQLDPYTAAPLWPDSVSVAALQARVALDAGIVTERAMAEVAVRSLADAARNPYAQISGVFDVDDLLAGAYVADPLRVHDCAPVSDGAAALVLASGERARRHPRRAWISGMAHRVDPQGLGERDLAAVPSASAAAAAAGLPGDLDVAELHAPFTHQELLLRAALGLGDRVRINPSGGALCGNPMFSAGLARIGAAAREVMTGRARRAAGHATSGPALQQNLVCVLEAK; translated from the coding sequence GTGAACGAGGTCGCCGTCATCGGATTCGCGCAGGCGCCCTGCCTGTCGTCGGCCGGCACCACGAGCGGCGTCGAAACCCTCGTCCCGGTCTTCCGGGAAGCCCTGGCCGAGGCCCGGCTCGACCGGCGTGAGGTCGACTTCTGGTGCTCCGGGTCGTCGGACTACCTGGCCGGGCGCGCGTTCTCGTTCGTCAACGCGGTCGACGCGATCGGGGCGTGCCCGCCGATCTGCGAATCGCACGTGGAGATGGACGCGGCGTGGGCGTTCTACGAGGCGTACGTGAAGATCCTCGCCGGCGAGGCGGAGACCGCGATGGTGTACGGCTTCGGGAAGTCCTCGGCCGGGCAACTGCGCCGGGTCCTCGCGCTGCAACTGGACCCGTACACGGCCGCACCGCTGTGGCCCGACTCGGTGAGCGTGGCCGCCCTGCAGGCCCGGGTCGCACTGGACGCCGGGATCGTCACCGAGCGCGCGATGGCCGAGGTCGCGGTGCGCAGCCTTGCGGACGCGGCTCGCAACCCGTACGCGCAGATCTCCGGTGTCTTCGATGTTGACGATCTTCTCGCCGGAGCCTACGTGGCCGATCCGCTGCGGGTGCACGACTGCGCCCCGGTCTCGGACGGCGCGGCCGCGCTGGTGCTGGCCTCGGGTGAGCGCGCCCGCCGGCACCCGAGGCGCGCCTGGATCAGCGGGATGGCGCACCGCGTCGACCCGCAAGGGCTCGGCGAACGGGACCTGGCCGCGGTGCCGTCCGCGAGCGCCGCGGCAGCCGCGGCCGGCCTGCCCGGCGATCTCGACGTGGCCGAGCTGCATGCCCCGTTCACCCATCAGGAGCTGCTGTTACGTGCCGCGCTCGGGCTCGGCGACCGGGTCAGGATCAACCCGTCCGGCGGGGCGCTCTGCGGCAACCCGATGTTCTCGGCCGGCCTGGCCCGGATCGGCGCGGCGGCGCGGGAGGTGATGACCGGCCGGGCACGGCGGGCGGCCGGGCACGCCACCAGCGGACCGGCGCTGCAACAGAATCTCGTGTGCGTCCTGGAGGCGAAGTGA